A window of Nocardiopsis sp. Huas11 genomic DNA:
CACCTCGATCATGCGGCGCAGCAGGTCGGCGGACTCGATGAGGTCGTCGCCGAGCAGGACGGCGAAGGGGTTGTCGCCCACGTGCGCCTCGGCGCACAGCACGGCGTGCCCCAGGCCGCGCGGGTCGCCCTGGCGGACGTAGTGCATCTGGGCGAGGCCGTCGGACTCGCGCACCGACCGCAGGCGCTCGTCGTCGCCCTTGACCGTGAGCGCCTCCTCCAGCTCGTAGGCGCGGTCGAAGTGGTCCTCGATGGAACGCTTGTTGCGGCCCGTGATCATCAGGACGTCGCGGAGCGTGGCCGCGACGGCCTCCTCCACGACGTACTGGATGGCGGGCTTGTCCACGATCGGCAGCATCTCCTTGGGAGTGGCCTTGGTCGCGGGAAGGAATCGCGTGCCCAGTCCGGCCGCGGGCACGACCGCCTTGGTGACGGGGAGGCGCGAGGAACGGGGTCGTGTCTGCTCGGTGTCGGCACTCATGTCGGCACTGTAGGACAGTCGGTCATCGCGTCGTGGGCTCCACACCGGCACTGATGACAAGAAGTCCCGGCGGTTTCGGACGAAGGACCGGATTCCGCAACCGGATGTTCACCATGAGCGAACGGACGTGTCGTGATGCGCTGATGACACACTGACCCCATGAGTGACGAAGGGGACCGCGACCGGTCCGCCAAGCGGGAGCTGCGCCGCCGGATCCTGGCCGAACGGCGGGCCAGGGGCGCCTCGGAGCGGGCGCGGGCGGGGTCCGCGGTCCGGGACACGCTGATGGCGGTGCCGTGGCTGGCGATGGCCGGCACGGTGGCGTGCTACTACTCCGTGGGCGGCGAGCCGGACACGCGGGGGCTGGTGAACGCGCTGTGGAAGCGCGGCACGTACGTGCTGCTGCCGGTCTTCCTACCCGGGGGCGCACTGGACTGGGCGTCCTTCGACGGCCCCGAGAGCCTGGCGGAGGCGGGGCACGGGCTGCTTGAGCCGACCGGGCGGCGGTACGGCCCCCAGGCGCTGGCCAGGGCGGACGCGGTGGTGTGCCCGGCCCTGGCGGTGGACCGGTCCGGCATGCGCCTGGGCCGCGGCGCGGGCTGCTACGACCGCGCGCTGGCCGCCAAGGGCCCGCACGCCCCGGCGATCGCGCTGGTGCACGACCAGGAGTGGGTGGAGCGGGTCCCCGCGGAGCCGCACGACCGCCCCGTGGACGCGGTGCTCACGCCGGGCGGCGGACTCCACGTGTTCGACCCGGCGTCCCCCGTGTGGCCCGACCGCACCGGCCGCACCGGCCGCTGAGGCCGGGCGGGAGCGGCAGGGCCGGGCGGGACGGGCGGGAACCAGGCGGCCGATCGCGTGCGGGGACGGGCGGGGATTAAGCGGCCGGTGCGCGGCGTTGACGCTGACGGTCGCGCCCGACGACGCCGAGGGCCCGGTACCGCGGCCCCCACGTGCGTGCTTCGGGTGAGGTGCTGTCACCGCCCCGGTCGGCGACCGCGTACTATTTAGCAGTCAACGGGCGAGAGTGCCAGCATAGGAGGACCCGAACAGTGCCTACGTATCAGTACGCGTGCACAGAGTGCGGCGCCCAGATGGAGGTCGTACAGAGCTTCAGCGACGACTCCCTGACCGTCTGCCCCGAGTGCGAGGGACGCCTGCGCAAGGTGTACTCCGCCGTCGGCATCGTGTTCAAGGGTTCCGGCTTCTACCGCACCGACAGCGGCAAGTCCTCCAACAGCTCCGTCGTGACCGGCTCCGGTGAGGGCAAGGACAGCGGCGCGAACGGCACCAAGGCCGACGCCCCGGCCGCCGCGAGCACCTCCGCGGACTCCGCGAAGTCCTCTTCCTCCGACTCCGCCGCGCCGTCGAGCGGCTCGTCCGCCGCCGGTACGCCGGCCAGTAGCAGCAGCACCAGCAGCGCCGCCGCCGCGAGCTGAGCTCGCCGCGGCCGTTGACCGCGTGACCGCGCCGCCGAGCCCTCGGCGGCGCGTTGGCGTCCCCGCGGGCCGCCCCGTCGCCGCGCCGCCGCGCGTGAGCGCGTGAGCGCGCCCGGACCGCGCCCCTCCGTATGATCGACCCTGTGGATCACCGCCCGGGCGCCGATGTCCGGCCTAGCGTTGACGTATGGCCGACGCAGCACCTCCCTACCGGCACCGCCGCCTCCTCACGCGACTGGTGGACCGGCACCGGCGTGTCATCGCCACCCTCCTGGCCGCCGCGGCGCTCCTGGGCGCCGTCCTGGCCGTACGCCCCCTCTCCGCTCCCGCCGCCGAGGTCCTCGTCGCCGCCCGGGACCTGGACGCCTCCTCCCCCGTCTCCGCCGGGGACCTCACCACCCGCGCGCTGCCCGCCGCGGCGGTGCCCCAGGGCGCCCTGACGCCCGCCTCGCGGACCGAGGGACGCACGCTCAACGCACCGGTCCGGATGGGCGAGGTCATCACCGACGCCCGCCTGACGGATCCGCCCGCCGGAGCCCACGGCCCGGACCTGGTCGCGGTGCCCGTGCGCGTCGCCGACCCCGGAGCCGTCGCGCTGCTCTCCCCCGGGAGCCGGGTGGACGTGCTCGCCGCGACCGGCGCCGGCGACCTCCCGCCCGCCCGTGCCGGTCCGGCCGCGGAGGTGGTGACCGACCGCCCCGTCCTGGCCCTGCCCGCGGTCGAGGGCGGCGGGGAGGGCGGAGCGCTCATCCTCATCGCGGCCACCCCGGCCGAGGCCCGGGAGCTGGCCGGGCACGCGGCACTGTCCCGCCTGTCCATCACCATTCGCGGTTGACCGGCGACCAATCGTGGTGAAAGCTGGTCAGGCTCTTGTCCCGGGTACTCCGGACATGTCCACCCGACCCCCGGGGTGCGAGTCGGCGGGACCGGGCATCCCCGCACACACAACTCGAGAACGTAGGACTGTTCCCATGGAAGGCTTCAAGAAGTTCCTGCTCCAGGGCAACCTGGTGCAGCTGGCCGTCGCGGTCGTGATCGGCGCGGTCTTCGCCAACCTCATCACGGCGTTCACCGAAGGGTTCATCACCCCGCTCATCGGGATCTTCGGAGGCGTCCCCACCTTCTCCGACCTCTACTTCGAGATCAACGGCAGCAGGTTCCTGTACGGCGCGTTCATCGACGCGCTCGTCTCGTTCCTGCTCACCGCGGCGATCCTCTACTTCTTCGTGGTGATGCCGATCGGCACGCTCCTGGAGAGGTTCGCCAGGGCGGAGGAGGCCAGCACGCGGTCCTGCCCCTTCTGCCTCACCGGCATCGACAAGCAGGCGACGCGGTGCCCTTCCTGCACCAGTGAAGTGCAGCCGGAGACCGTCTGACACACGGCGGGGGCGGCCCGTGTGGACCGCCCCCGTGGCTCATGACCGTCAGCCGCTGTACTCCCAGTGCCACGGCTCGAACGGACTGGACTTGGCCCAGGCCGGGTGGTGCCAGCCGTACTCCCCGCCGTTGGCCTCCATCCAGTTCCAGCGTTCCGAACGGAAGTTCTGGATACCGCAGCCGAGGTCGAGTGCCTGGCCCAGGCCGTGGTTACTCGTGCCGGGAACGGCCGCGAAGCCGGGTGCGACCTCGCCGTACACACGCTGCTGGTTGGGCAGGTCGCGGTAGGCGCTGGTGATGCACATGTTCTCGCCGTACTCCTCCACGTACTTCTGGTTGAGCATGAGGAAGTCCACGGCGGCGTCGGCTCGCAGGAACTTGTCGTCGTAGAGGGAGCACAGCGCCTCCTGCGGCAGCAGGCCGTTGGGGTAGCCGTTGGCCTTGGAGGCGGCACCGGCGTCGCAATCGCCGGCCGCCATGTAGGTCTCCAGGTCCAGGCCCCGGGCGTCCAGCTCGCTGGTCAGCTCCTCGGTGCGGGTCTCCGACAGCTCGCGCAGCTCCTCCACGTCGGCGGCCAGCTCGGCCTGCTCCAACTGGGTGGCGGTCTGCAGCTCCTGCGCCTCGCTGGTCAGCTCCACCTGTTCCGCGCGCAGGTCCGTGGCGTCCTGGATGAGGACCTGGTTGTCCTCGGAGAGCTTGGCCGCGTAGGACTGCGTCAGCAGGTCGTCGTCGAGTGAGCCGGAGGCCAGGACCGCCAGCACACCGCCGCTGGGCTGCTGGTAGAGCATGCTGGCCAACCGGGCGAGGGGTTCGCGCATGTCGTTGAGCTCGGCCTCGGTCTGCTGGAGCTCGTGGATGGTCCCGACGAGCTCCTCCTGGGCGCCCTCCAGGGCCTCCGCGCGTTCGGCCTGTTCCTCGGTGGCCTGCTCCAACTCCTCCGCGGCGGCCTCCGCCTGCTCGCGCAGTTCCTCCAGGTCCTGTGCCGCGGCCGAGGGCATCGCCCCCGGCACCGGTGGAACGACGAGCAGCGTGGTGGCGATGACGAGTGCCAGCGCCTGCGCGAGTCGCACCCGCCCGTGGGAAAACGCCGCGAACGTGGTCGGCACCCCGCTAGTACCCGGTACGCGGGACCCCCGCCGCGCCGAATCAGAAGTGAACGGCACGAATGATCCTCCGGCTGCTTTTCCTCGAACACCTACCCGTGGCCGCAACGCAACGTACTACATGTCCACATGCGGTCACACGGAGCCGAACCGTCAGAGGGTCTCTGATCGGTATAATTTCGCGCCCTACGACGGTCGCACCCTCTGACACCTGATATCAGGCCAGGTCACAGTGGCCTCAACTGCGAACCCCGAACACCGGCGACGAGTGCCGCTGATCCGTGCGCCGTCTGACGGCCGCACGCACTATGAACAACGTCACACCGCCGCAAGGACAACCAATCGTAGGCCAGCGTACTCCGCCCCGACCTCAGCGTCCCCACGAAGCGCCCGGGGGACACCGAACGGCTCCCCATCCACCCGGATCCTGGGTTAGTCTTGGCCTGGCGATGGGCGTCCTCTGGCCCTCGTCCGCGAGGCTCCATAGCTCAGGGGATAGAGCACCGCTCTCCTAAAGCGGGTGTCGCAGGTTCGAATCCTGCTGGGGCCGCACAGTGTGACCTGGGGTTTCTCTCTCGGAGGGGGACCCCAGGCCGAAGTTCTGGTCTCAGTTGTGGTCTCGGTTTCCGGGTCATCCCCACAGTGCTTCTCCCGTCCGGTCCACCGCTCCGCGGGTGAGTTCGTTGCTGGCGTGGATGTAGCGGGCGGTCTGCGACAGCTGCGAGTGGCCCAGGACCTGCTGAATCGTCTTGGGATCGATGCGCAGCGCCGCCAGCAGGGTTCCGCCGTGTGGCGCCCGTCGTGGACCGAGCTTCGCGTATGCCCGCGACACGCAACACGTCCTTCCAGTCGCTCCAGTCGGCGCGCCCGCCCATAGGGCTGCCGTCGGGACGGCAGAACACCAGGTCCCACGTCTCGTCCCAGGCCGGACCGGCGACGGCCTTCTCGCGCTGTCGGCGTCGCCAGTGGGTGCCCAGTTCCTCCACCAGCGGCGGGGGATCCGCAGGACGAACTCCTCCAGCCCGGCGCCGTCCTCCTTGACGCCCTTGCGCCGTGCGGAGTGGAAGTCACCGCCTGTGCGCTGCGGGCACTCGCGCGCGTGCGCGCCGCAGTCCTGCGAACAGGGTCGTTTCACCGGCGGGCACCAGTGAGATTTCACCTTGCACCCCTCGACGCAGCGTTCGATGTGGTGCCCTGGACAGTTCTTCGGTCAGGGCCGCCGATGGCGATCCTTCGTGCAGTCGGCAGTCCTCACAGATCCCCTGGACGCGGGACCAGCGCAGCAGTGCCTCGGACCGGCGTACCCCGAGGGCGAGACCGACCGACCGGCGGGCGCCATTACGTCGGTCATCCCCTTCGCCGAGGACCACGAACACGCCTCCTACGGCACGGAACCCCCGAGGCGTCGACGTCTGACCGCACACGCGTGTGGTGTCGCCGACGTGTCGGCCGTCTGCCCGGTCCTTCGCCCGGTGACTCAGGATTCACGTCCTGTTCCGTGCGGGGGACCGGCGGGCAGGTGGAGAGGGTGCGGGTCCTGCTCATGCGCCTCGGTGATGCAGGAGTGCAGCCGGTCGCGTGCTTGCCGCAGGTCCGTCATCTGCTGGTCGAGGCGATCGAGTTCGACCTCGAGCAGCTCCACCAGTTGCGGTGGCGCCCCACCGGAGTCGACGAACGGCAGTACCTCGCGGATGGTTCTGCTGGACAGGCCCTCGGAGTAGAGCCGTTGGATCAGCCTGACCCGTTCAACGGCACCGGCCGGATACTGGCGCTGGCCGCCCGAGTTCCGGGTGGAGCGCAGCAGGTCCTGCTGCTCGTAGTAGCGCAGCGCCCTGACACTGACGCCGGCCTTCGCGGCGACCTCTCCGATCCGCACCCCGGCCTCCCGACTCGGTGTCACGTCCGACTTGCACCTGACGTTGGCGTCAGCTCTTAGCCTGGCGCCACTCACGTTGCAGCCCCCAGGGAGGATAAGCGATGCGCATCAGGAGCACGGCCGTGATCGAGGCGAGCGGAGCGTGGCCGGCATGACCAACACAGACAAGACCGTCGTCGTCCTGGGTGCCACGGGACAGCAGGGAGGATCGGTCGCCGCAGCACTGCGGGCCGACGGCTGGGCGGTGCGCGCCCTGGTGCGCGATCCCTCCGGCCACCGCGCCCGCTCTCTCTCCGCCGCCGGCGTCCAGACCGTTCGCGGGGACTTCGGCGATCCGGAGTCGCTGCGAGCGGCCTTCTCCGGAGCTCATGGCGTCTTCAGCGTCCAGCCGAACTCCGGTCAGGCCGACGCGGGCGTGACCGACGAGGACGAGGCCCGCTTCGGCACGACGGTGGCCGACATCGCCGAGGAACGCGGTGTCGCCCACCTCGTCTACAGCTCGACGGTCGCTGTGGGGCCGACCCCGACGGGCGTCGCTCATCTCGACGTCAAGGGCGGTATCGAGGACCATGTCCGGGATCTGGACATCGCCGCCACCATCATCCGGCCGGCCACGTTCATGGAGATCCTGGTGCGACCCGGGATGGGCCTCGACCGGGGGTACCTCTCCTTCCTGATGAGCCCCGGCCGGGTCCACCAGTTCGTCGCGGTACGCGATATCGGCCGGGTCGTCGCCGTGGTCTTCGGCTCACCCGGTCGCTACGCCGGCCGCACCATGGAGATCGCCGGTGACGCTCTCACCGGTACGGCCCTGGCCGGGCACCTGACCCATGCCGCAGGCCGGCCGGTGAGCTACAGCCGCCTGCCGGAGACGCTGCTGGCGCGGGACGAGGTCCTCAGGAAGTTGGCGGCACTCGCCGACAACGGCAGGCTGGTGGGGAATGCGGACCTCGACGCTTTGCGCGCGGAGTTCCCCTTCCTGCTGCGCTTCGAGGACTGGTTGGCGGGCCCTGGGGCGGGCCCCCTCGAAGAGGCGCTCCGCTCCCCGGGAACGGGCTTCGCTCTGCGCTGAAGAACGAGGCCCCGTGGGCGATCCGCCCCGCCCTCCGGAGCCACGAAGCGAAGAGCCCCGTGGGCCGCCATCCAGGTCGTGGCCCACGGGGCTTTCTCCGTCTCCACCGATCATCCGGGTTCGCGGAAGCCCTCCGCGACCGCATCCGCGCTCCGCCATCCGCGCTCCACCCCCTGCGCGCCCCACCGGCCGCGCTCGGCGACGCTCCCTTTCGCCGCGCGAACGAGGGCTGGCATCATCGGCGCATCACTCCCTCCGGCGCGAAGGCCACGCTATGGAACCCCTCCAGTCCCCGAGGACGAGGCGGTGACCGTGCAGGGCACCACCCTGCGCCGCACCCGGGTGGAGGAGCACGCGGCCGCCGCACGCGGGGTGTACCGGCCCCCGACCGTCGCCCCGGTCGAGGAGTCCCCCGCTCCCGACGGCTCTCGGCTGAAGCCCTTCCTGTGGATGGTGCTGGTGTGGAGCGTGAGCATCCTGCTCGTGGCGTTGATCATCCGCAACGCCTCCTGAGCCCCGGTCCGCGGCGCTGGTGGGCCTCGCCGTGTCGTGTCGATGGGTTTCGCGGCGCTCGGCGGTCCATACTTCGAGACAACCGACCATGGAGGTCACCTTGCGCAATCCGAGCCTGGACAGGCTGGACGGACTCATCGGGAGCTGGACCCTCACACTGTCGGACGCCTGGTTCCTCGAACCGGAGGGGACCGAGGTGCACGGGCGGGCGACCTTCGAGTGGCTCGCCGACGCGTTCGTCGTCATGGTCTGCGAGCTCGGCGGGCAGCCCGGATTCGAGCTCGTCATCGGGTACAGCGACGCCCGTGGGGAGTACACGGCGCTCTACCACGACGAGCGCGGGGTCTCCCGGAGGTTCGCGATGACCTTCGACGAGGCGGGCTGGACTCTGAACCGCGAGGACCCCGACTTCCACCAGCGCTTCCTGTCCGAACTCGGCGGGGACGTCATCAAGGGCCGGTGGGAGGCCTCCGACGACGAGGGGCACACCTGGCGCAAGGACTTCGACCTCACCTTCGTCCGCGACACCGACCGCCCCTGACACATGGGCCCTCGCCGACCGACGTGTCGTCATGACAGCGCGGCCCCCGGACCCCGACCATGGTGGAGGGGAGAACCGTCGCCGGTCCCCGGACCGGCCGAAACACCATCGGGGGCCATCGCATCCATGACGCACGCGGACCAGCCCATGGACGGCCAGTCGCACGATGAGCCGCGCCAGCGCGGCGCCTCCGCCTCGGCCATCGCCGGGGCGCTGCGGCGCACGCCGCATCCGGGCCCACAGCACTGGGGCGGGCCGCGGCCCCGGCGCACGCCTGCGGAGCCGCTGTTCTCCGTCGGGCCGGTCCCGCCTCCGCCGCGCCGGGACCCCTGAACACGCCGCGGGGCCGCGGTGGGCGACATCCCCACCGCGGCCCGTGGCGTCAGGGGCCGACCGGGCGCCCTGCTCCCGGTCGCGCGCACGTCACAGGAACGGACGCCACGGGGCCAGCACGATCTCGCTGAACTTGGCGGCGAACGGGCGCCCGCTCCACTCCTCCAGGGTGAGCTCGCGGGCGTTGCCCAGGTCGTTGCGGAAGACCTCCTCCAGGTGCTTGGCCACGCCCTCGTCGAACAGCTCCACGTTGATCTCGTAGTTGCCGGTCAGGCTCAGCCGGTCCACGTTGGCCGTGCCGATGGTGCTCCAGTGGCCGTCCACCGTGGCGGTCTTGGCGTGGACCATGGCGTCCTCGTACAGCCACAGCCGCACCCCGCCCCGGAGCAGGGGGTCGTACTGGCCCCGCGCCAGCCAGTCGGCCA
This region includes:
- a CDS encoding SAF domain-containing protein; the protein is MADAAPPYRHRRLLTRLVDRHRRVIATLLAAAALLGAVLAVRPLSAPAAEVLVAARDLDASSPVSAGDLTTRALPAAAVPQGALTPASRTEGRTLNAPVRMGEVITDARLTDPPAGAHGPDLVAVPVRVADPGAVALLSPGSRVDVLAATGAGDLPPARAGPAAEVVTDRPVLALPAVEGGGEGGALILIAATPAEARELAGHAALSRLSITIRG
- a CDS encoding 5-formyltetrahydrofolate cyclo-ligase produces the protein MSDEGDRDRSAKRELRRRILAERRARGASERARAGSAVRDTLMAVPWLAMAGTVACYYSVGGEPDTRGLVNALWKRGTYVLLPVFLPGGALDWASFDGPESLAEAGHGLLEPTGRRYGPQALARADAVVCPALAVDRSGMRLGRGAGCYDRALAAKGPHAPAIALVHDQEWVERVPAEPHDRPVDAVLTPGGGLHVFDPASPVWPDRTGRTGR
- a CDS encoding calcium-binding protein; this translates as MTHADQPMDGQSHDEPRQRGASASAIAGALRRTPHPGPQHWGGPRPRRTPAEPLFSVGPVPPPPRRDP
- a CDS encoding MerR family transcriptional regulator, whose product is MTPSREAGVRIGEVAAKAGVSVRALRYYEQQDLLRSTRNSGGQRQYPAGAVERVRLIQRLYSEGLSSRTIREVLPFVDSGGAPPQLVELLEVELDRLDQQMTDLRQARDRLHSCITEAHEQDPHPLHLPAGPPHGTGRES
- a CDS encoding MscL family protein, whose product is MEGFKKFLLQGNLVQLAVAVVIGAVFANLITAFTEGFITPLIGIFGGVPTFSDLYFEINGSRFLYGAFIDALVSFLLTAAILYFFVVMPIGTLLERFARAEEASTRSCPFCLTGIDKQATRCPSCTSEVQPETV
- a CDS encoding M15 family metallopeptidase, producing the protein MPFTSDSARRGSRVPGTSGVPTTFAAFSHGRVRLAQALALVIATTLLVVPPVPGAMPSAAAQDLEELREQAEAAAEELEQATEEQAERAEALEGAQEELVGTIHELQQTEAELNDMREPLARLASMLYQQPSGGVLAVLASGSLDDDLLTQSYAAKLSEDNQVLIQDATDLRAEQVELTSEAQELQTATQLEQAELAADVEELRELSETRTEELTSELDARGLDLETYMAAGDCDAGAASKANGYPNGLLPQEALCSLYDDKFLRADAAVDFLMLNQKYVEEYGENMCITSAYRDLPNQQRVYGEVAPGFAAVPGTSNHGLGQALDLGCGIQNFRSERWNWMEANGGEYGWHHPAWAKSSPFEPWHWEYSG
- a CDS encoding NmrA/HSCARG family protein, with protein sequence MTNTDKTVVVLGATGQQGGSVAAALRADGWAVRALVRDPSGHRARSLSAAGVQTVRGDFGDPESLRAAFSGAHGVFSVQPNSGQADAGVTDEDEARFGTTVADIAEERGVAHLVYSSTVAVGPTPTGVAHLDVKGGIEDHVRDLDIAATIIRPATFMEILVRPGMGLDRGYLSFLMSPGRVHQFVAVRDIGRVVAVVFGSPGRYAGRTMEIAGDALTGTALAGHLTHAAGRPVSYSRLPETLLARDEVLRKLAALADNGRLVGNADLDALRAEFPFLLRFEDWLAGPGAGPLEEALRSPGTGFALR
- the galU gene encoding UTP--glucose-1-phosphate uridylyltransferase GalU, whose product is MSADTEQTRPRSSRLPVTKAVVPAAGLGTRFLPATKATPKEMLPIVDKPAIQYVVEEAVAATLRDVLMITGRNKRSIEDHFDRAYELEEALTVKGDDERLRSVRESDGLAQMHYVRQGDPRGLGHAVLCAEAHVGDNPFAVLLGDDLIESADLLRRMIEVREEHGGSVVALMEVEPEQVSLYGCAGIEPTDEADVVTVTDLVEKPAPEQAPSRWAIIGRYVCDPAVFPVLHETPPGRGGEIQLTDALRELARRKPEDGGTVRGVLFRGRRYDTGNKADYIRTVVDFACRRPDLRAELLPWLREFVERQESGRD
- a CDS encoding FmdB family zinc ribbon protein; translated protein: MPTYQYACTECGAQMEVVQSFSDDSLTVCPECEGRLRKVYSAVGIVFKGSGFYRTDSGKSSNSSVVTGSGEGKDSGANGTKADAPAAASTSADSAKSSSSDSAAPSSGSSAAGTPASSSSTSSAAAAS